GTATCTCGACAACTACATTGAAACCCTCAGGAAAATTTTCTCCGCGTGGTAACTTTTCTAATAACATACTTCTATTTTAGATTTAATTATCATTATTAACGACTTTTATATCATACAAAATAAAAGAGTTGCTGTCCACTAAGTCTTTTTATTTGCTGAGGATTTGTAATAAAAAAATAAATACCCCCAGTTGGGGGTATTTATTTTTTTATTGGATCAAAGAGTTCTTATTCTCTCCTTTCCATTGGTCGAGCTTCGTTCACGGTAAGACTTCGTCCTTCGAAGTCTTTTCCGCTCCACATTTCCTCTGCAGCTTGTGCTCCTTCATCGTCTTTCATTTCCACAAACCCAAAGCCCTTTGAACGACCGGAAAACTTGTCCTTAATGATCACTGCTGATTCTACTTCACCTGCCTGGCCAAAAGCCTCGGCAAGTTCCTCTTCAGTGGTCTGATAAGGTAGTCCTCCTACAAATAATTTCTTAGCCATTTTCTCGTAGTGAGTTTAACACTTATT
The DNA window shown above is from Candidatus Spechtbacterales bacterium and carries:
- a CDS encoding RNA-binding protein gives rise to the protein MAKKLFVGGLPYQTTEEELAEAFGQAGEVESAVIIKDKFSGRSKGFGFVEMKDDEGAQAAEEMWSGKDFEGRSLTVNEARPMERRE